CTGGAACtgttaagtgaaaataaaagcagTGCCTACTTCATGAGATGACTGGGAGATAAAATTGGGCAGagtctgacacacagtaggtgctcaatagatGATAGCTATCATTGTTGTTGGGGCTAAGTACTGGAACTATAACAGGAACCCACCTCTTAGCCTTTTCCCAGGACCACTTCCCCACTAATATACTTTAGCtgcctctttaaagaccctagcTCATATCCCCAATCACTGCACAACTCAGGGCTTCCTCTGATCATCCTGTGTATAGAGCTGGCCCTGAAGAATTTCTTGAACCATAACTGttgtgacatttatgacaaaaaGGTCCATGTCAGGTCGGTAATCTCACCATTCCCCTTTACTTGATTATCCTGAAAGATAAGAGTTCTTTATGTAGGGAAAGATTATATGAACAAGAGAGCTTCTAGAACCTTCCCTAGGAAGTTTTGTTTTCCCAGAGGACTCAGCCATCACCACCACACCCATTCTAAGAGAACTACATATAAGAAAACTAACATTTGCACAAGACTTCCCAGGAGTCTTAGgtaatttttctcaaaaaactTTTGTCCCCATTTATACACGCAGAAACTAAATCTCAAGCAGTCATTCAGTGTTGGATTCAAGCCCAGATCTGTGACTCTAGGGCTCTTTGCACATCTCCACAGCAACCAGcagcaagaaacacacacacacactcactcactcacactcacacacacttatacactcactcacacaccacCCCAGCTCATTCATCGGTCTTCCACATTTTGTTCGAGGTGGCCTTGGGAAATCCCCAATGCCCAAGGGAGCTGACAGAGCTGATGTCAGCCTAAGCTCCAGGGGTAAGGCATTCTCTACTAGAGGCCTGAGGCAGTTATTGCAGTTTTCTTTGTGATGTGCCACTCTCGCAGAGCTCCCCAGCAATCCCTCCAAACAATACCCTTCCCGACCCCTTCCCTGGAACAGATGTCATGCCATTCTAGAACTGAGGTTTGGAAACCTCTCTCATGGGCCAGCCACTTCACCAAAAAGAGGTCTCTTGCACATCTGGAATTCTGCCTACTAAAAATCTTTTTGTTAGTTTGGGAATCTCAACACATACTCTGTCCTTTCCCAGTCCAGCTGGAGGTCAAGGtccaggagggaagggaaagtaGGTAGAGTGGGCAATGCCTGTCCTGACTAGGGCAAGTATGGTCAACTCCTTGGAACTGGAagcaaggagagaggagagaagccatGGTCCCTGCAGCTCCCACTAAGCCCTGGTCCATGCAGTGAGCCAAGAAGTCCAACCCTGACATCCCCCTAGTACCAGTCAGCAAGGAGGGCAGATGATGCCTCTTTATTAAGGTTAACACCAAGAAAAGCATTGAGAAGGAATACACAGAGAAGGATGAAGGGCACACAAAGTCACCACTTTGGATAGGAGGGAGGCACATCAGTTAAGAACCTCAGGACAGCCACATGCTCCATGCCCTGGTTGtgggggaaagagggaaggagagaggaaagcgccATGATAGCCTGGGGCTCACAGAAGGGTCTGGAGCCCCCTGAACCTAACACCACCGCCACAAGCCCTGCCCTTCAGGGCTCACACACTACTACACAAGtggacacacacaacacacacaagaCATGGAGGCAAGACCGAGAAGCAGTGGGCAGGGACTTATTGACAGGAAAAGGAACTGAAGTTAAGCAGGTGTAGCCAGGAGACAGTTTTTGGCTGCGGCCCCCAAGAGTCCCTCAAATGTCCCCTAAATCTGAGCTGTTGTTGAGCACCCCCAAGTCTCTGCCTGTGAACTAGGCTCTTTGTTCTCTAAGTCCCAGTGAGTGGAAAATGCAATTCCAGATGTAGTCAGTGACAAGGCAGGATCCGCTCTGCATGCAAAATCCTAGAGGTTGAGCTATTTTGTCTTCATGCACATTCATAGCCAGCTCCTCCCAGCCCTGGGGCCCTGGGAACCCCATTCTCCCAGATTCCTAGGGCTGCAGTTCCCTCCTCAAGCTTCCTTTACCAATCAGCAGCCGCAAAGATCTGTGAGGGGAGAGGCTTCTGCAGAGCGCTGAATATCTTGGATTTCAGCAGAAGGGGAAATTTTCTGTTGCCAGAACAGAATGCCCCAATTCCTTAATTTCTAGGTAAATCGTTAGAGATTATTTGCCATAGTCCTAGATAAGTCCTTTTTCAGAATAGAAAAGCAGAATTTTATTTACACAATTCAGGGTTTCTCCTGTtggctggggagggagagagggcaggtTAAGGGGTGGAAGGGAGTCCGAAGATGGGCGCTTTCTCTCCCGGAACCTCACCTTTCCGCAGTTTGCTACGTTTCGCATGGTTAGGCAGAAAGAATTCCTGATGCTCCCAAAGTCCTTCACCCTATAAATCCTTCCTcaaggagtctttctctgcctgacccaCAAAGAGCAGCGGTCGGAGTGAAGCGTGCTGCACCGCGCTGTTGGTCCACTCGCGTCATGCACTCAGAAACCCAGAGCCAACTCAGGAAAGTAGTGCCCCTCGGAGTCCTTTCACAGGGAAGCCTCGCTCTCCAGCTGCAGCAGAGTAATGTCGGGCATATCGAGGGGCTCCACAAGTGCCCCGTCCCCGCCAAGGAGACCAGCACAGGGGCTCTCAGAGCGCTCACAGTGACTAGTGGGTGTGGAGGAGCGGggcatttccttctcttcttcatcGTCGTCGTCCTCCTCGTCCTCAGGATCGCGACCCAGGATATCGCTGTCCTCGATCTCAGGCGACGGGGTCTCGGGCTCTTGGGGGGCGCCCGGGAAGCTCCCCTTGCTGCCGaccacgcccagggcgccctggcGGGGCGCCGTGGTCATAATCTGGCACATAGAGACAATGGCCCGCTGGTTGGCGCACACGTCGTCTGAGAGCACCTGGATGTGCGAGGCCTGCTCGTCCAGCGCCCCCCGCATGGCCCTCACATCCTCAAACagggcctgcagctgggcctTCAGGTGCTCCATCAGTTCCTTCATGCTGCCGTTGTACTCGCCGGAGATCACGTCCCCAACGGCCGGCACAGTGGACACCTCCAGAGGTGCCGGCATGTCGCTGCCGTCCTTGGTCATGATCTCCAGCAGACCGTCCTCCATTGAATGGCAGAAGCGGGCGGTGGCCGCTCTGGGTCCGGTCCAGCCCGGCCTCCTGAACGGGGGGAAGCGATGGGGGGAGAGGTCCCCGGAGGGACAGGGAGGAGCCGAGGTAAGAGGAGGCTTCCGAGAGGGGCTGAGAGCGGACGTGAGGAGATTTACCCCCGGCGGAGGGCGCGGCGGGGCCGGGGAGGCCCGGAAGAGCCTGCGGGACGAGGACCCGACGAGAGTCCCGAGGCCGGCGTCTCTCCCGCTCACTCCGGGACGAAAGCGCCCCCTCCTGCCTCGCACCTCGACCCCGTGGCAGAGCCGCCCTCTCGGCTCCCTGAGCAGCAAGTGCTCGCCGACTCCCTGGGTCACAGGAGCGTTTGAGGAGGGGCCCAGGTGGAGCCCAGGGCCGGCAGCCGGTCGGGCTCGGGACTCCCCTTGGCCATTAACCCGCAGCACACGCGAGCGTGGTCGGAGAGGCAGGGGCGGGTCTCCCAGCCGCGCCACGGATGCTCCTCTGTTTCCAAGGCGACGCATGGCACGTAAATGACGTGTGTCTCCATGGCAAGCAGGaagtagagaagaaaagggaggacGGCTGAGAAACTGCAGTGAGGCTGTGGTGTCGGAGCTagcggggggggcgggggggacggGAACGCCGCAGTGGCCTCAGCTGGGGCTGGAAAAAGCGTGTGGCCGCAATATTTATTAGGAAAGCATGAGAGAATAGTTTGCTGCATAAACCCCCCAGTTAGAGTGCTAGACATTAGACACGACTGCCTTGGAAGGATTTTCACCCCCGCCGCAATCCTTTCTCAGAAGATGGCGCTAGAGCCGAGTCTTGCTTCTCTGTCCTCTAGCCGttagcagaaaaacaaaagggtAGAGAAGCGGACACTAACAATACCAGACTTGAGCTGCGGCGCGGCGGCGCCCTGGAGCCGGCAGGTCCGGCCTTGGAGGTGTAGGGGCGGGCAGGGCACACCGACAATTTCCGGCTCTCGGGTTTCTGCAGTAAATTAGCCCGCTCGTAGATAGCACGGGATCTGAGAAAGGATGGGATTCCCTCCCATATGAGACCCAAATAGTTCGACCCAGAGCACTGGGAGTTTCTCCAGGATGGTGAGACAAAGTACTTAAGTTTTGAGAATGAAAGCTCCATAAAGACAGAGAAATTTGTCTCTTCCGCGTCTCTGTCGCCATCACGGAATCCCCATCACCTAAAATAGTGCCTAGCACGTAGTAAGTAAAAGCTCAATccatttgatgaatgaataacaTGAATCGCTATGTCCCTTTCCCTCATCTATAACCCTCCAGTCCACACATAGTGAATTTAGGAGACCTGAATTCAATTTTGCTTCTGCCACTTACTAATTCAGAGACCTTGAATAAATCATTTTCCTGGTTTGTTAAGGGTTGGACTGGATAATTTATAGTATTATTTCTAACTCTGAATAACTGCACCAACTGGTGAAAGGGAGAACTGTTGACAGTGTGTTgaaggggtgggtgtggggaggggggtacTATGTGTGAAAATAATTACCCCTGGGCAGGCTCAGTGTTAGATAAAGGCATACACTGAGTGTCTCAACCTTTGTGAcaactccttttccttttttagagGTGGAGGGGAacgggaggaggggaaagaaattttttaaaaaaattcagagaagaggggaggcagagagactcccacatgcgcccaacgcGGATCtatccggcaagcccactagagggcgatgctttgcacATCTAGGAcgttgcttcgttgctcagcaactgagctcttcctgaggcaaggccatggaggtatccttagtggggggggggggggggggactcgttccaatcgagccttggctgcaggagagggggcagggagagagagagagagagaaagagagagaagtgagagagggaggaggaggggtagagaagcagatggttgtttctcctgtgtgccctgaccaggaatccaatgGAGACATCCACTCcgcgccccccgccccgccccacacacacaccgtgggagctctaccactgagcaaacccgTCAGGGCCAGggaaagaaaatttgaatttaaCATATTGACAAATGACTTCAGATTGAGAAGTGAACAGCATTTGGGCAGCAGCATACTAATTATGACCTTAGTAAATAGGAAGCCAAGTGATCAGAAACCAAAAATGATGttcacaggaagaaataaatcTGGAAAGCAGAAACAAAGTTTTATCACTCTGTAATGGGAAAGAGCTATGTATGGGTGTTTTGTATACTAGTGGTTCAAGGATAGCAAATGTGTTACCTTGAGTTTCAAGTTGCATACTCTAGTGAACAGCAAGGCTGGCCCAGAGGAACTTTTGTGGCACTAAAGAgcgatttgggccctggctgcttgACTCAGTCGATAAAGTGTCAGAGGACATctggggtttgatccccagtcagggcacacatgagaagtgaccatctgcttctcttcttcctctcccccttttctctctagtcccctctcaca
The DNA window shown above is from Saccopteryx bilineata isolate mSacBil1 chromosome 2, mSacBil1_pri_phased_curated, whole genome shotgun sequence and carries:
- the CCDC184 gene encoding coiled-coil domain-containing protein 184 is translated as MRRLGNRGASVARLGDPPLPLRPRSRVLRVNGQGESRARPAAGPGLHLGPSSNAPVTQGVGEHLLLREPRGRLCHGVEVRGRRGRFRPGVSGRDAGLGTLVGSSSRRLFRASPAPPRPPPGVNLLTSALSPSRKPPLTSAPPCPSGDLSPHRFPPFRRPGWTGPRAATARFCHSMEDGLLEIMTKDGSDMPAPLEVSTVPAVGDVISGEYNGSMKELMEHLKAQLQALFEDVRAMRGALDEQASHIQVLSDDVCANQRAIVSMCQIMTTAPRQGALGVVGSKGSFPGAPQEPETPSPEIEDSDILGRDPEDEEDDDDEEEKEMPRSSTPTSHCERSESPCAGLLGGDGALVEPLDMPDITLLQLESEASL